A window of the Candidatus Marinimicrobia bacterium CG08_land_8_20_14_0_20_45_22 genome harbors these coding sequences:
- a CDS encoding DNA-directed RNA polymerase subunit alpha, which yields MTIQEQIVARVVKEQSIDTHAVYIVQPLERGFGTTIGNALRRVLLTSIPGAAISSIKIDGVLHEFASITGVKEDVADIILNLKQVRIKLFDPKPDKIHLQFKGEGEFLAGEIGKDTTQFKILNPDLHICTLNEKADFAIELKISRGTGWVPAERNKTLDFPIGTIFIDSIFSPITNVSFHVENLPGTSREVLEKMILDIETDGSITPEESIDIASNLLREYFGLFLKVESKPVEFTRDVPNEDVIKVRNLLKKSVDEMELSVRSYNCLKANNIRTIADLVSREESEMLKFKNFGRKSLNELMAKLKSMNLEFGIDVEKYLIEKED from the coding sequence ATGACCATACAAGAGCAAATCGTAGCCAGAGTTGTAAAAGAGCAATCCATTGATACACACGCCGTTTATATCGTACAGCCGTTGGAACGTGGTTTTGGTACGACGATCGGAAATGCGCTGAGGCGAGTCCTTCTGACTTCGATTCCCGGCGCCGCGATCTCGTCGATCAAAATAGACGGCGTCCTTCATGAATTTGCCTCTATCACCGGCGTCAAGGAAGATGTGGCGGATATAATCCTGAATCTAAAACAGGTGCGTATCAAATTGTTCGATCCGAAACCTGACAAGATTCATCTTCAATTTAAGGGCGAAGGTGAATTTCTTGCTGGAGAGATTGGCAAAGACACCACACAGTTCAAGATCCTCAATCCAGATCTCCACATTTGTACGCTGAATGAAAAAGCCGATTTCGCGATTGAGTTAAAAATATCGCGCGGAACCGGCTGGGTTCCTGCTGAGAGAAACAAAACGCTGGATTTTCCGATTGGAACGATTTTTATCGATTCCATTTTTTCGCCGATTACTAACGTCTCTTTTCATGTTGAAAACCTACCGGGAACATCCCGTGAGGTTTTGGAAAAGATGATTCTGGATATCGAAACCGACGGAAGCATCACGCCGGAAGAATCCATCGACATTGCCTCGAATCTGCTGAGAGAATATTTTGGACTCTTTTTAAAAGTGGAATCCAAACCAGTCGAATTCACGAGAGACGTTCCCAACGAGGACGTAATCAAAGTGCGGAATCTGTTGAAGAAGAGCGTCGATGAAATGGAACTTTCCGTTCGTTCGTATAATTGCTTGAAAGCCAACAATATCAGAACAATCGCTGATCTAGTTTCCAGAGAAGAGTCAGAAATGCTGAAGTTCAAGAATTTTGGACGCAAGTCGCTGAACGAGCTGATGGCGAAACTCAAGAGCATGAACCTCGA
- a CDS encoding 30S ribosomal protein S4, with translation MARYTGPVCKLCRREGKKLFLKGERCNSTKCSFEKKSYVPGQHGQTNRRRLSNYGLQLREKQKIKRIYGIYEKQFRRYFEIATGQKGITGTNLMKLLESRLDNVVYRLGFASSRKMARELVSHRHFTVNGKIVTIPSYLVKPNDVIQVKEKSRKLVVIHESMKRIHGDHELLWLILDKAKLQGIFVQVPERDQMGMDVNEQLVVELYSK, from the coding sequence ATGGCAAGATATACAGGTCCGGTTTGTAAGTTGTGTCGCAGAGAAGGTAAAAAGCTCTTTTTAAAAGGCGAACGGTGTAACAGCACCAAATGTTCTTTCGAAAAGAAGAGCTATGTTCCGGGACAACATGGACAAACCAATCGTAGACGACTGTCAAACTATGGTTTGCAGTTAAGAGAAAAGCAAAAAATCAAGAGAATTTACGGGATATACGAAAAGCAGTTCAGGCGTTATTTTGAAATTGCGACAGGGCAAAAAGGCATCACAGGTACCAATCTGATGAAACTTTTAGAAAGCCGTCTTGATAATGTCGTTTATCGGCTTGGATTCGCATCTTCTCGGAAAATGGCGCGCGAGTTGGTTAGCCATAGACATTTTACCGTCAATGGGAAAATCGTCACCATTCCTTCCTATCTCGTAAAACCGAACGACGTTATTCAGGTCAAAGAAAAAAGCAGAAAGTTGGTAGTTATTCATGAATCCATGAAAAGAATTCATGGAGACCATGAACTTTTATGGCTGATTCTTGACAAAGCCAAATTGCAGGGCATTTTTGTTCAGGTCCCCGAAAGAGACCAAATGGGTATGGATGTGAATGAACAATTAGTCGTTGAACTCTATTCTAAATAG
- a CDS encoding 30S ribosomal protein S11 → MPQKRAATKKKKKIKVDAEGIATVKATFNNTIISLTDNFGNVISWASSGAAGFKGSRKNTPFAAQLASTKAAKEAMELGLSRVEVRVKGPGAGREAAIRALNLAGLQIMSIKDVTPIPHNGCRPPKRRRV, encoded by the coding sequence TTGCCACAAAAACGTGCCGCAACGAAGAAAAAGAAAAAAATTAAGGTTGACGCCGAAGGTATTGCGACCGTCAAAGCGACCTTTAATAATACGATCATTTCACTCACAGATAACTTCGGGAATGTGATCTCGTGGGCGTCGTCAGGGGCTGCCGGTTTCAAGGGCTCCCGGAAGAACACTCCGTTTGCCGCCCAGCTGGCATCCACGAAAGCCGCAAAGGAAGCGATGGAGCTTGGGTTAAGCCGCGTTGAGGTTCGGGTCAAAGGCCCGGGCGCTGGCAGAGAAGCCGCTATCCGCGCGCTGAATCTGGCAGGGCTCCAGATCATGTCGATCAAGGACGTCACACCTATCCCGCATAATGGATGCAGACCTCCGAAACGCAGAAGAGTATAA